One Oryza brachyantha chromosome 3, ObraRS2, whole genome shotgun sequence DNA segment encodes these proteins:
- the LOC102720315 gene encoding E3 ubiquitin-protein ligase RING1, with protein sequence MDDDDGDVDVLSFAYQVAMRAMFLQPFIDQILREELAQPTGGGTVVGGAPASEEAIRALKDVAITEGGDQPKDVCAICLEETAAAAWKEMPCGHQFHGACLEKWLRMHGTCPMCRHQMPTAPAAEVEVVDALATSDSILVMIRVRSPNDDGAAPVEHNIYDDIYQIYEIPFVPSTNP encoded by the coding sequence AtggatgacgacgacggcgacgtcgacgtcCTATCGTTCGCGTACCAAGTGGCCATGCGAGCCATGTTCCTCCAGCCCTTCATCGACCAGATACTCCGGGAGGAGCTTGCGcagcccaccggcggcggcacggtggTGGGGGGCGCGCCCGCGTCGGAGGAGGCGATCCGGGCGCTGAAGGACGTGGCCATCACCGAAGGCGGCGACCAGCCAAAGGACGTCTGCGCGATCTGCCTtgaggagacggcggcggcggcgtggaaggAGATGCCGTGCGGGCACCAGTTCCACGGCGCGTGCCTGGAGAAGTGGCTGCGCATGCACGGGACGTGCCCCATGTGCCGCCACCAGAtgccgacggcgccggcggcggaggtggaggtggtggacgCTTTGGCGACGTCGGACTCGATCCTGGTGATGATACGTGTGCGCAGCCCTAACGACGATGGCGCGGCTCCCGTCGAGCACAACATATACGACGACATTTACCAAATTTACGAAATACCGTTCGTTCCTTCGACAAATCCATAG
- the LOC121053802 gene encoding probable E3 ubiquitin-protein ligase RHC2A translates to MDSSGAPASASASASAIDVLRHQMVSAGAGAGDLFDDLCAAPPARASRVAADALRDVDGGGGGDDCAICLDRGDAAAAWKETPCGHSFHGGCLEKWVAAHTTCPLCRHQMPPRIAEEGASGGMAPVSGVSFHNGRRARAVLALVIENSYGGADEALASDSSDVDGNDSGAEGSDVDGNDSGAEGSDGDSGAEGSDVDGDDSGAEGSDVDDSGAEGSDGDDSGAEVSDE, encoded by the coding sequence ATGGACTCCTCCGgagcgccggcgtcggcgtcggcgtcggcgtcggccatTGACGTGCTGCGCCACCAGATGGtcagcgcgggcgcgggcgccggcgaccTGTTCGACGACCTGTGTGCCGCGCCGCCTGCCCGCGCGTCGAGGGTTGCCGCCGACGCGCTCCGCGAcgtggatggcggcggcggcggcgacgactgcGCGATCTGCCTCGACcgtggcgacgcggcggccgcgtggAAGGAGACGCCGTGCGGGCACAGCTTCCACGGCGGGTGCCTGGAGAAGTGGGTGGCGGCGCACACCACCTGCCCCCTGTGCCGCCACCAGATGCCGCCGCGGATCGCCGAGGAGGGGGCCTCAGGCGGGATGGCGCCGGTGTCCGGTGTGAGCTTCCATAACGGGCGCAGGGCCAGGGCTGTACTGGCTTTAGTCATCGAGAACAGctacggcggcgccgacgaggcaCTGGCCTCCGACAGCTCTGACGTCGACGGCAACGACAGTGGTGCCGAGGGCTCCGACGTCGACGGCAACGACAGTGGTGCCGAGGGCTCCGACGGCGACAGTGGTGCCGAGGGCtccgacgtcgacggcgacgacagtgGTGCCGAGGGCTCTGACGTCGACGACAGTGGTGCCGAGGGCTctgacggcgacgacagtgGTGCCGAGGTCTCTGACGAGTGA
- the LOC102720591 gene encoding galactose mutarotase-like → MAATSSRSMVTAAVAVAVAVAFLIGGTPAEARNEGKQDIGYYELRRGEFSIVVTNWGATILSVNLPDKNGRIDDVVLGYKNIGSYVNDTTYFGALVGRVANRIAGGRFTVKGQAYHTYKNDGNNTLHGGHRGFNQVFWSVRERVTGQFPYVTFYYRSYDGEQGFPGALDVLVTYKIDGDDSYSVTMYARPVDKPTPVNLAQHTYWNLRGHGRGTILDHSVQIFASAVTPVGAGLIPTGAVKPVSGTPFDFRAPAAAGARIASVPGGYDINYVLDGEADGQGVRKVAVVREATSGRVMELWSDQPGVQFYTGNFLKGEEGKGGARYVKHGGLCLETQDFPDAVHKPEFPTEIYRKGQVYKHYMLYKFSLSDKTS, encoded by the exons atggcggcgacgagcagtAGGAGCATGGTtaccgcggcggtggcggtggctgtGGCGGTTGCGTTTCTGATCGGCGGCActccggcggaggcgaggaaTGAAGGGAAGCAGGACATCGGGTACTACGAGCTGCGGCGCGGCGAGTTCTCCATCGTCGTCACCAACTGGGGCGCCACCATCCTCTCCGTCAACCTCCCCGACAAGAACG GGCGCATCGATGACGTTGTTCTTGGCTACAAGAACATTGGATCGTACGTG AATGACACGACGTACTTCGGGGCGCTAGTGGGGAGGGTGGCGAACCGGATCGCCGGCGGGCGGTTCACGGTGAAGGGGCAGGCGTACCACACCTACAAGAACGACGGCAACAACACGCTCCacggcggccaccgcggcTTCAACCAGGTGTTCTGGTCGGTGCGGGAGAGGGTGACCGGCCAGTTCCCCTACGTCACCTTCTACTACCGGAGCTACGACGGCGAGCAGGGCTTCCCGGGCGCCCTCGACGTGCTCGTCACCTACAagatcgacggcgacgactccTACAGCGTCACCATGTACGCGCGCCCCGTGGACAAGCCCACGCCGGTGAACCTCGCGCAGCACACCTACTGGAACCTCCGCGGCCACGGCCGGGGCACCATCCTCGACCACTCCGTCCAGATCTTCGCGTCGGCCGTCACCCccgtcggcgccggcctcATCCCGACGGGCGCCGTGAAGCCCGTCTCCGGCACGCCGTTCGACTtccgcgcccccgccgccgcgggcgcgcGCATCGCGTCCGTCCCGGGCGGGTACGACATCAACTACGTgctcgacggcgaggccgacggGCAGGGCGTCCGCAAGGTGGCGGTGGTGCGGGAGGCCACCTCCGGGCGCGTGATGGAGCTCTGGTCGGACCAGCCCGGCGTGCAGTTCTACACCGGCAACTTCCTCAAGGGCGAGGAGGGCAAGGGCGGCGCCCGGTACGTGAAGCACGGCGGCCTGTGCCTCGAGACGCAGGACTTCCCCGACGCCGTCCACAAGCCGGAGTTCCCCACCGAGATCTACCGCAAGGGCCAGGTCTACAAGCACTACATGCTCTACAAGTTCTCCCTCTCCGACAAGACGTCCTAA
- the LOC102720867 gene encoding tRNA pseudouridine(38/39) synthase, with amino-acid sequence MAAAGSDGEAAAAAALRAEVDALRRRVQELERENQRLAKIVSTCSCGSKEDSVASSPVLTESVCSSSQELQKNMKSHCAGHQAGVVRHCPKRLVALKIMYFGQRFFGFASEAHTEPTVESEIFKALERAKLLVGSRKESCYSRCGRTDKGVSATGQVISLFLRSNIKDAGLAVVDNESEIDYVKVLNRILPHDIRVIGWCPVAADFLARFSCLGREYIYLFWKGDLDVLKMQKAAAKFIGEHDYRNFCKMDAANVSNYRRHITDFNISSYNQRSNYDELWAITIKGSAFLWHQVRCMVAVLFLIGQGLELPCIVDSLLDITKTPRKPQYKMASEIPLILRSCLFDEVNFMSSSDASQALIEHLKDEYHQYMLQAAIFREALSCLTFRERNSFEPHHKKRNHIPLMSRQTEPSYEERVAKLKTKSAGSL; translated from the exons atggcggcggcggggagcgatggtgaggcggcggccgcggcggcgttgcGGGCGGAGGTCGAcgcgctccggcggcgcgTACAG GAGTTGGAGAGGGAGAACCAGAGGCTGGCTAAGATTGTTTCGACATGTAGCTGCGGCTCCAAG GAGGACAGCGTTGCTTCCTCTCCAGTACTTACTGAAAGTGTATGTAGCAGTAGTCAAGAATTGCAAAAGAATATGAAGTCACAT TGTGCAGGTCACCAAGCGGGGGTTGTAAGACACTGCCCAAAGCGATTAGTTGCTCTGAAAATCATGTACTTTGGACAGAG ATTTTTTGGCTTTGCTTCAGAAGCCCACACAGAGCCTACagttgag TCCGAGATATTTAAAGCACTTGAAAGGGCAAAGCTTCTGGTCGGTAGTAGGAAAGAATCATGTTATTCTAGGTGTGGAAGAACTGACAAGGGGGTTTCGGCTACTGGACAG GTAATTTCTTTATTCCTGCGATCCAACATAAAAGATGCAGGATTGGCTGTAGTAGACAATGAATCTG AGATTGATTATGTAAAAGTATTGAATAGAATCCTTCCACATGATATACGTGTAATCGGCTGGTGTCCTGTTGCAGCAGATTTTCTTGCAAG GTTCTCTTGTTTGGGCAGGGAATATATCTACCTGTTTTGGAAAGGGGACTTGGATGTATTG AAAATGCAGAAAGCTGCAGCAAAGTTCATTGGTGAACATGATTATAGGAATTTCTGTAAAATGGATGCAGCAAACGTGAGTAACTACCGGCGACATATTACagattttaatatttcttcCTACAACCAAag GTCTAACTATGATGAACTGTGGGCCATTACAATCAAAGGTAGTGCCTTCCTGTGGCATCAAGTTCGCTGCATGGTAGCTGTGCTGTTTCTTATTGGCCAAGGGCTTGAGTTACCATGT ATAGTTGATTCATTATTGGATATTACCAAAACTCCTAGAAAACCTCAATATAAAATGGCATCAGAGATTCCATTGATTCTACGATCTTGTCTGTTTGATGAAGTCAACTTTATGAGTTCATCAG ATGCCAGCCAGGCTTTGATTGAGCATTTGAAAGATGAATATCATCAGTATATGCTCCAAGCTGCAATATTTCGTGAGGCACTGTCCTGTTTAACCTTTCGAG AGCGTAATTCATTTGAACCTCATCACAAGAAGAGGAACCATATTCCTCTCATGTCACGACAAACAGAAc CTTCGTATGAGGAACGGGTAGCAAAATTGAAAACAAAGTCAGCTGGTAGTTTGTAG